ttgctctgTTTTCACCATTACCTTATGGCACATTTGGCtgcatttttgtctctttttttccccctccacaCTAAGCCAAAGCCGCCTCTGCAGGATATCTCAGCAAACATTTCTCGAATCAGCTCAACCGTCTTACACAGTAAGAGGGCATTCATTTCAACAAGTGAGATGCTTTCTTGCTACGGTAGACTTTGTTGTTGCGAGAGTGTGTGGCCTTGTCTGTGTTGCTCTGACGCTGATGTTTTCATGGTAGCTGGAAGAGGAGGAGTGAAGAAGAATGGGAGGAAGCCGAGTGCTCTAGAGGAATTGTTCGGCAACACGTCAGACAGCGAGGCCTCCACGTTTCGTGGCTTTGAAGATGCCGAGCTGgaagacattttgttttcagACGATGATGGTGCTGTGGATGACAGCTGATGACGGACTTCCTGACCACCTGgacatttgaagacatttttttcttgGAAATCTCTGATGGAtacaatggcattttttttttttacatgctcaGGTGGATTTTACTGTTCAGCCcattaagtcatttttcatAAACCTACAATAATCTCCTTACACTTTAACTATGCTTGCGAAAGACAATCAAGATAGAGACTAAACTTCACGGCCACTTCCTAATTAGTTCTGGACTGAAAAGGTTAGTAGCAGACACAGTGGACCAGAGAAAAAGGAATAAATTACATGAGTGGTCGCTAATGTGGCAGGGGGAGGGATGAACGTGGACTGTTGAGTCACTCCATTGGCTAAAGAGGAGAGGTAAGAGCCAATAGGCACTCCATTGCTCCTCAATTGTCTTTACGGACAAGATCATTTCTTTGCCGCTAAGTAGAAATGCTTTTTCTACTGATGGCTGGTACAGTAAGTGGTATCCAAGCTGATAGGCCATCTTCATAAACTGCCACAGCTCATTTCTCCCTGACTGTTATTCCTCAGTTTAATTTGGGCGACAGGCAGCTTTAAATTTCACTCAGATCTTTATTCACCCATCACAGGCTGAATAATGTGCTCAATGTTTCTGGCTGCTTTCCAAGTCCAGATTTAAATCAGCTCATTCTCAATTATGGCTCATTCATGGCTCATTGATACCCCATTGATACCAGGGTGATGCAGATAACTGTGTGCATGAGAGGCTGACAGGGAACAAGCAGACAATTTTATACCAAATATTCTTTTTTGAGTTGTCCCAGCTGTAGATTTATGGGGGGATGAAAAAAGAATACTGCTTGGCTGTGTTTTCCTGTACACACATCACggcttgtgttttgttttccagaCATATAATCACTTGTCTTTTGTGGCTAGATTGCTTTTGAAGCTACATTTCATCCAGCTGTACGCACTGTCAACACTATGGGGTGAAATTACAGACAAAGTTAACACTTACTGCTGGCTCTTATAAAGACATAGCAACCTTCTTTTGAAGGGAGAAATAGTGTTTTCTAAATTACTTTTCAATTACTACAGCAAACTTTTCAGAGATCAGATAACCATTCTTAATCTACAGGATTAGGtaaacaaatttacaaaatctGAGCACATTGGAAGGAAATACTGTGTATTTATTCACTTTCATTTGCCTGAAGCAGGCCCTCGGATAAAGCTGTAGATCatgtaaatcattttttttttatggattatGTAAATATGTTCAGATGTGTGTCGGGCTTTGTCTGCTGTCAACTCCAATTAAGAGCTCCTGCCACGTGTCTCTCAGCTATTACATAAGAAAACACCACTGACTTTGCTTTGTAAACTTGTCTGGCAATGCACCCTGTCaccctttccttccttccttcttcacttttctctcctctcctcaccgTCCCTCCGCAGGTCACCCCACATGTCTGCAGTTCACTGATAACATGATGCAGGCAGTGAGGACGTACCAGTGGCAGTGCATAGAGTGCAAGTCTTGCAGCCTCTGTGGCACCTCAGAGAACGATGTATGTATACTGTAGGAGAGGGAAGtcttgtacagtatgtatgatcCTCTGCGGCTAGAGTTCCCTTTAGAATTTGCTTTCGATGCGCATCACTTTTGACTTGCTTTGCTTTTAATGTTGTGAGCTTTCCACCGTCAGCATTCACCTTGTCAAAGGCAATACATACAAGCCAAGCAGATACTATACATGAGAAGCCACCCTtgatgtgatttgttttttccaCTCCAGTGACTCGCTCGGAAATATGTTTTATAAGAGTGAACAATACATGTTTTGCTCCTTTGGATAACACGTAAATCATCATAAATTCATGGAATAGCCAAATACGTTTACTTGTGTTGCACACTTTCATACAAATGCAGTCCAAATTGATTTACAagattatataaacaaaacaaaaactttaaTTATGTAAACACTTCATGAAAAGGACTTCagcttaataaataataaatacccACGATAGCAAACATTGCATCAAAGGTATGTTATATAAGGTTGCAGGTTACTTAcctctttttttgacaaatgTAGCAGCAGTTTGGGCATAAAAAGCCTCTTTAAAGCTCCATTATCTGTCAAATTATGTTTTGAATCTTTTATAGCTGATAAATGCTGTCACATTTATAGCAGCATTTGGAACTCTGATTTACTTACTCCAGCATTTATGTCCTTTTCCTTTTCCAGGCAGGgttcatgtttatttttctaCCCCCTTATACGTACATATTTCATagatattatataattaaaatgtTGATTGTGTGCTGCTTATGCAGGACCAGCTGCTGTTCTGTGATGACTGTGACAGAGGATACCACATGTACTGCCTGAAGCCTCCAATGACCAAGCCTCCAGAAGGTACAACAGCCACTCTCATAGCTTTTGTCAGTGTGTTGATACTATATatgtcatgtactgtatatttgagAGAGGCTATATAAGGAAAAGAGCAAGGAGGACAAAGATTtcagcctctctttctctgtctcactctcttttCGCAGGGAGCTGGAGCTGTCACGTGTGTCTGGACCTGTTAAAAGACAAGGCCTCAGCCTATGGAGAAGCATAACTTCCTTGGACATTCTTCTcaacacacgtacacacgcaatatatatatttgtaccTATACATTAACTGTCTGACATGCCCACACATTAGCGAACACTTTCTCTCCGAtagaatcaaacacacacaggtgcactctttcacacacacactccagtgCATTAGCAGGCTCAGGGCATTTTCCTGTGTGAGGCGAAAAGATCTTTGACCTCTCATGTAGCCGAGCAACGCTCCAAACGGCATCAACATGCAATCTCGACCACAAGTCAGCTAACAGCAGGTCTGCCGTTCAGTAATTTCTCTACCTCACCACTCAGCAGACGGCCAGAAGCCAAAGCAAGATTGATAACGGAAAATactgtgtagtatgtgtatgtGAAATACTCATTTTAAACAAACCGTAGATGTTTCCCCTCTGATTTTCATGCGAGTATGATTTGGAAGATGTTCGTCCCAGACTTTCTGCTGAAGCTGTTTCACTTGCTTCCCTGCTCAAGCTGTACAACTGGTTTGACtaatgtttgtttaaatgtcTCCTCCCAGCTCTACTCCTCTTCTGTGTTTAGACTTTACAGTGACAgtcgttttttttatatatctggACAGACTCAATGTTAGTTATGCCATCTTTCACAGGTTTTTGTCAAGCTTGGTAAAATTTATATATGCGCTAAGAGTCAACGGGGCGATAAAACCGCCTAAACTATCATTCCTGTTGGGAGTGTGGTGACATTTCTAATCCACATCTGTTTTTTGTATCCTTGCAGTTACTAGGATACCATGGTGCTCAATTCGACACTTTACACAAATTATAACATTTCTTTACATAGaatgttattatttatttattgttgtaaTGGTCCAATGTTACTGTCAATGAGATCATTGTTactgtaaatcagtggttcccaaactttctCTGTTGTGGAAtcgggaaaaaaaaatactggccCCTCTCCCGCCCCACCTGAACACATTTTTATCAACTTCTAACAATACTGGGGAAACTAGTAACAAAAGGAActgaatatattaaaatatcattactgtaatatatacacaaactgcattttgtagAATTTTCTCATTATTTTCTGGTGTTCaacgtaaaaataaaaattaaatattgtctaaactgacacacaacagacacatgGTTCTATTGTATTACAGTAACCGTCAACTCAAGAACAAGATTCTTAATATTTATTCTTACATTCTTACATATTTTTAAGAAAGGTACTTACTTCAAACTCTTGGGTACAGAATATTGTCCTTACACATGCCCCATGTAACGGTACAAGGCTTCAGCATGTGGACAAAAGCCATTACAGTAACAGTTGCTAAGAGGTGATTGGACAATTGCTTTTGAGGGGAGGAGTTTAGTGAACAGTCAATTTATAAGTAATTAAGTATAGGCCTATATCTGTGTTGGACATTTCAAAATAGGCTGCTGGTTTATTCACCTTTTGTGGTTTCCCCCTACATTTTACCCATGTGTAATGTGTACCTCCTGCAATACCTTTGTAACCCTCCAGAGGGCTCCACTCtacagtttgggaaccactgctgtaaaTTAACCAGGGCAATGTGTGTATTATCAAACCTTGATGGTGAATCATATACATGTTCTGAGGAAGCAGTAGGCTATTTACTGGTGAGTCCTGTCTGGAAGCTGGCACAGGTTATAAGACTTTATTACAGTTCTTTTATGCAGTTAACCAGAATATATTCTGGACATTCGGGTTGTATTACCACGGGAGTAAGGTTGAAAAGTTAAATTGGTTTCACGTCAAATCTTCAAAGCTCCATCAATGTCATTTATGTTTTTGTAGCACTAATCTAATGCTCTAAAACATGGTTGATCATGAATAGGAAGAACCACCAAGAATCtcaaaactaaacagaaaatTCCTGTTAAGTACACATTTGTGCAAGCCTTCACAGGATATCACAATctgcatttgtgttgttttttttattatgagtTTGTATTTGATATTGCTTTTCCACAGACAATCATGAGCAAGCATAATAGATACAGTACATGATGTTGATAATATGCAGAAGGTTTTATCGTGCTTTTTACATGGTGGGTTTAATGACCCTTTGTGtcttccttttaaaaatgtcttggATGTCATTCTTATTTGATGCCATCCACCTACAGTGATTCAAcatgtgtgttgtattttgttaaagtaaatgtcatgttttgtgtTGAAATAAAGACTTTTCCATTAGTCTTGTTTCTTTGCGTGTCATCTACCAAATTACCAACATTACTGAAAATGTTACATGGTTTGTGCTTTGCCCTTTGACGATTCATGATAGGTTAGCACTGCAATCAAATTACCACTTGGAAGCGCTTTTAGACTGTCGTAGAGCTCCGGTTGGACCATGTctgaattattttttctttttttttgtattttattagtttatttgtcagggaccatgcacagttcagtccctgtaccagagttagctatacagctaatttacatctgtgttccctgtgcaaGGGAGATAAAAGGACAATTAGAGTTATCTATATTATATAACTCTTGGATTATTAAGTGCAAAACACAATCttcaaaaaaaagtacaatgaTGACAGTGAAATTAGCGTTTGTTGATACTTTATTGGgacacacatactcacaagAGAGTGATGAGAACAGAGACATACAGAGGTCTACCTGCTTTTAAATTGTAACCTGGAATTCCTGTTGAGCTACACCTTCTGAATATTGGCATCATTTACTTTCAAAGAAATATCagttatgtatttttgttttgcaagCGTCTTCTCTTAGGGATCCCTCCCCTCAGTAATACCACAGTACTCCTGTATTATGTActgtaaaaatgacaattatGTAATTAGAGTCGCTATCTCTCTAAGTTTGTGTGTCTCTAAGTTTGTCTCAGCAGCTCAAAGTCATTCCAGTGATGATGGACAGGAAAGTTTGTGTGGCAAAGCTGGGATTCAGTAGGAGCTGCTCCAGCAACTTACTGCCTTTCTCTCTTGTGTTCACTGAACACATGGCACTTTTCCACAAACTCACCAGTGTCCCACCTGGTAGATGAAATGATCATGATCAGCTCACActaatccaataaaataaaaagctttattacagtgtatgtgtgtgtgtgtgtgtgtgtgtgtgtgtgtgtgtgtgtgcgcgcgccctACCAAGTACATTGTTCATACTGTTCATCCAGGAGAAGACATACAGTGTGTGGTTCTCCTCTGAACTCAGATCGGCTATGTTAGGCGCACTGTCGTCCACCTAGACGTACAGATGTGGCAGACAGAACAACAATAAGATAAATACACAACTTGTAAAAATGTGGtttagaaatgaatgaatgtctgCAGTTCTAGTTACGTACCCGCAAAATACGGTTTGGGAGAGGGGATATGAACATTGAAGATTTTTGCAAATTGGATTGGAAATGTGCAGCAGAAACGTACTCAGCTGAGTTCACCCAGCTTTTTGCAAAGGAAACCTCTGTAGAGGAGTAGTGGCTCTGcctgaaggagaggagagaacaaGAGAGGGATACAGCTTACTTGTTTtgttgccgagagttagatgagaaaaatTATACCACTCTATTATCTCTCTCTATATGAAGTAGTCTTATCGCCACAGTGCTGTTTCAATGGTGGATTATGGTCTGACTAAACTGGTTTATCCTTCTGGGATAGGTGAAAAatatgctctgggttgtttgtatttctttaaaccaatcacaaatgtcttgggcggtgctataCCCCGGATGCAGCAACAGTGTGTTATCTTATTTTAGCATAAAGTTTAGAAACAGGAATAATCAATTGGGCTATTTCATCATTCCCTATAGACTACTGCCCACCATTTTATTTGAGTGTCCatgagtgtgtatatgtatacacaatatattttttactcttttttgttttttgtacggattagatagatagatagatagatagatagatagatagatagatagatagatagatagattaccTGGAGTTGCATGCAGCAGAGGCATAAGTTGAAGCCATTTGGGCCGCCCAGAAGAGACCAAGGAGAGAGTCTTTCTTCTCATTTTCAGGGAGAGGAGAGTCAGCTTCAGCCTTGAGgccctttaaacacacacatacaacattaGGGGGTACTCCAGCTATTTATAATTGCACCTCCATAAAGTCAGGGGatgaagaagagagacagattTTCATCAATCTATGAAACAGTGTCCACTAGAGTGCATTgctatattgtgtgtgtgtgtgtgtgtgtgtgtgtgtgtgtgtgtgtgtgtgtgtgtgtgtgtgtgtgtgtatgtgttggtgTATGTGGTTTACACGGACAACACGCCAGACATTTCACCTGGGCTCCACGGACCTAAGGGTAATACGGGGACTATGCcaaagtcctcataaatcaaagaGCGGAATTGCATTCTGTAGTGTCTAAACTACAtaaattctctttttctttgaaaGTCCTCATTTACCACTTGACCTGATTTTGAGTGTATCCCAGTGTATCAGAACAGCGACGCCACTGCTGGGTTTTATATTGCAGTTTCATACACATTTCTGATACACACGGTGCATTTTGGCGGGCTGtcttgtgattggctggttTACGCGCGTGGGCGGGGCCAAACGGAGGTCGACTGGAAGCTCCGCCCAGACATGCCCGGAGCATGGCCCAGAGAcgtttttgtttaaaacttaAATGGACCACACCTGGGAAGCGGCATCTAGACGTCATGGACTTACTAGAGgattaaatacatacaggtaATGTTTATATTGTAAATAGATATTATAGATATTACTGTGAAATGTATAGCTATATTTACAAGCATGTGCAATGTTAGCTGAGCTAGCTTAATTGGCTATCAACATGTGCTGCTCATTAAGCCTCAGGCTAAAGCTGTGGAGGACAGCAGGTAGAGATGAGGACAGAAGCAACATTGCCAGCAGGTCAAATTtggtagttttgtttttaaaatgaaagctaGCTAGGTTAAGTTGAGCTGTGGCTACGGCATGGCTTAACAAGCAGGACGTAGCCACATGCCCTGCTCGTTAAGCCTCGTTTAGCATTTACGTGAAGTGGATGTctgcagagaggacaggagaggaggacTAGAAAGCAGCTAGTTGGcagctcgtttttttttttggaactgGAACAAAAAGAACTAAGAGGATGTACTGATATCATCTTTGGTTTTCCTATTCTGTAAGTACTAAGTTGATTAACAAGTTtatgtaactgtctgtctgtatccacCTGTAGCTTTTGTAATTGCTGAGGTCTGGACCTGGAAGCCTTAACTTTTACCACagacattgtgtttgttttagagAATCTTATATTTTCTTAGTAGCCcaacattattttgtttaaatatgaagTTGCAGTGACACAGGAAGGCTGGAAGATTTATCATTAATAGGAGTACTTTCAGgccatttaataaatgtaatgtgtttatgATGTTTTGTTAGTGTACTAAACCTGTAAGATAAATTAATTGGTACCCATAGTAACCAACCACAATGATCAATATACAAAACATGAGGGAAAACAGACCTGACAGGTATCTGGTGCAGTGTGTTATTTCAAAGAACTGTTCATTTAGTTAGCTGAGGACAGAGGCAGTAGTATAAAGCACCATGGTTTCTATAGCAAACAGCACCTGTTTACTGAGCCTCCTGCAAATGTCTGGGTTTAGACTACTTTCCAAATATATGACTATGTTGAATCTAGTAAACTTGTAGAGGGATGGGACTGCCTTTTTCTCTTGTAGTTTTACATACTTTTGACCATTCTTTGACCAGTCAGGTGCATGTTAATTTGAATAATTCTAAAACCGATCTAATGCCAGAAGCATCACAGTGATAACATTTCATGCCCTGGTTCTTTTTAATGTCATAATAATCTGTAATTCATATTGACCAAAGAAACCAAATTTAAAGGACTTTGAACCCAAAAACACAATGTGAATCCCATTACTGTCacatgaagaaagagaaaatgtagaGCGTATGAtataaagagaagagaaatcagacagactgtatcaatttaagattttatctttgaaaagaacacagctgctgttagttaaaacatttttcttgCTACCTGTCTGTTATTTTTGGATGGTAACACTGAGCAACATGGTCTATGAAGCCTACTAGAGATTCGCTcgatttgtttttttgattaGAGAAATTACCTTGTGTGGTCAGTGACTTTCTACACcatcagaaaacaaaatcagttgGAGGCAGGATGAAGTTTAGTCTGAATGTGGTCAAGCACAGCTGGAGATTAAAGCAACTGTCACCCTTCTCCTGTTATCTATTACAGACTCCCACCAGCCTGTTATTTTGTGAGAAAGATGTTAcactttttatgtattcttaaaataatcaataaaatatgTGTGGTGCAGTTATGAGCACATCATTTGGCTTCTGTCCAGATGTGGCTTGTACATTACTAATTTATCCAGAGTTTTGTTTTCTGATCATGCTTGTCCCAGTGAACATTGTAATCCTGACAATCACTTTTGGTAATTTAGGCTGTGGCACCTGTAAACAGTAAACATGCAGCGGCGAGGCGCATTAATCAAAGGATGATGCAAGATTTTATGTTACTGCTGAAAGTGACAAAGTGGGACTTGACATCAAGTACATCAATGCTGTAAAAGGTAAGTTGAATCTTCTGACTGTTTAATCATGATTCAACTTTAATACATATCACTTTTGCCacttatttgttgttttgtctttgatgaATTAGGCCGTGGCATCTTCACCTCTGTTCCATTTGAAAAGGGAGACTTTCTATTGGAATACAGAGGTGATCTAATAAGCAAGCAAGAATGTGAGAGGAGACGGAGCATTTACCATGACCTCCTCAAAGTGTTTATGTTCGAGTTCCATTTTAATGGAAAACTGTGGTGGTAATGCGTATATATGTCACTGATTAATCTTATCAGAATTATAtgactctttttctcttttctcacaTTAGGTTCATTTACATTGCATTAGTAAAAAAACGGATTgttttgaaaatattacttgtgtttttgtagtgttgatGCAGCAACAGAGAATGGGTCACTTGGCAGACTTGTAAATGACGACCATATGAACCCTAATGCCAAGATGAAGTACCTCACTGTGCAAGGGAAGCCCcatctctgtttgtttgcagtTCGAGACATAAGTCCAGGAGAGGAGATCACCTATAATTATGGTGACTCAGACTGGCCGTGGAGATGCAAGGTGGtcgaaatttgacattttgaaattgaTAGTTCTCATATAAGAAATGCTTTAACCATAGAACATTTCACATaccaaaatactgtacattttccaTCTAGCTCCAGGTAGAACATGATTTTTATAGCTTTTGTTAGCAGTTTGTTAGCACCATCAGTCCCCATACCACCTACCCAGCACACCATAGCAAAGATGATACTGACcattacagactggtagaataaaaacaatgaagtcatcaaatgctgtgttcatcagattatagttttcatagtccacggtctaaaatatgttttgtttttttcctttttacaggcccttgatgatgaaatggctccaaagatttgtggtgccacaaatcccccatcctcaattgatgagcctgaagaggtatgtcttcttctttttttattcagatgtcaaatatcctctctagtagtacgttcccaggactttctctttattgtccttttgtctctgtttcatcttctacagctgaccactgagagcaagtgcatccatacagctgtcagccacccaaatcagaccagtccagagctcggcccactcaccaaggttggagaggtaaattaaatctcatgtacaacttagtgaagttatttgtggcaaaatgttaaatctaccaacctatttcaatgtgtgtgtgtgtgtgtgtgtgcagtcgcctgagtagaacatgctttatgtggacaatgaaatggaaggacattgtctaaacacgcttgttcaagcttcagtcagtataatatcttagtgtatgtgtatcaagcggtgaaccccacccaaatatgacttgggaggaccataaagtttagagggtcctgtcaccagaggcatcgctttggtttttaagaacacttggactgcctgcatttgatctgtatgttggtttaatgtgACTGATAC
This genomic window from Perca flavescens isolate YP-PL-M2 chromosome 18, PFLA_1.0, whole genome shotgun sequence contains:
- the LOC114573237 gene encoding protein LEG1 homolog; protein product: MASTYASAACNSRQSHYSSTEVSFAKSWVNSAEYVSAAHFQSNLQKSSMFISPLPNRILRVDDSAPNIADLSSEENHTLYVFSWMNSMNNVLGGTLVSLWKSAMCSVNTREKGSKLLEQLLLNPSFATQTFLSIITGMTLSC